One Nonomuraea angiospora DNA segment encodes these proteins:
- a CDS encoding ABC transporter permease, with the protein MTSAEVLPRETTGSQKARKVPAPPRAGKGRWAVRVASVAAAAGLWQLLTVTDARLWLRFDRLPTLDEIAREAARQLATQVYLLDLLQSLIRILTGFGLATVAGIGVGVLVGRSGRTRDVLLPLLEAVRPIPAIALVPVAILLFPTDEQGIVFITFVAAFFPIMVSTRHAVRALPTLWEDAVRTLGGGRRHVLRYVVLPGILPGVFGGLSVGMGVSWICVISAEMISGEFGIGYRTWQSYTLVDYPAVIVGMITIGLLGWLTSAVVELVGRRITRWLPRAEGSGR; encoded by the coding sequence ATGACGAGCGCCGAGGTACTCCCACGCGAGACGACCGGCTCGCAGAAGGCGCGCAAGGTCCCCGCGCCGCCCCGAGCCGGGAAGGGGCGGTGGGCCGTCAGGGTGGCGTCGGTGGCGGCGGCGGCCGGCCTGTGGCAACTGCTCACCGTCACCGACGCCCGGCTGTGGCTCAGGTTCGACCGGTTGCCGACGCTCGACGAGATCGCCCGCGAGGCGGCCAGGCAGCTCGCCACCCAGGTCTACCTGCTCGACCTGCTCCAGAGCCTGATCCGCATCCTCACCGGCTTCGGCCTGGCCACGGTGGCGGGCATCGGGGTGGGCGTGCTCGTGGGCAGGTCGGGCCGCACGCGTGACGTGCTCCTGCCGCTGCTCGAAGCCGTCCGCCCGATCCCGGCCATCGCGCTGGTGCCGGTGGCGATCCTGCTGTTCCCGACGGACGAGCAGGGGATCGTGTTCATCACGTTCGTGGCCGCGTTCTTCCCGATCATGGTGAGCACGCGCCACGCCGTGCGGGCGCTGCCGACGCTCTGGGAGGACGCGGTCAGGACGCTCGGGGGCGGACGCCGCCACGTGCTCCGGTACGTCGTGCTGCCCGGGATCCTGCCGGGCGTGTTCGGCGGGCTGTCGGTCGGCATGGGCGTGTCGTGGATCTGCGTGATCTCGGCCGAGATGATCTCCGGCGAGTTCGGGATCGGCTACCGGACCTGGCAGTCGTACACGCTCGTGGACTACCCCGCGGTGATCGTCGGGATGATCACCATCGGCCTGCTCGGCTGGCTCACCTCGGCCGTGGTCGAGCTGGTCGGCCGTCGGATCACCCGCTGGCTGCCCCGGGCGGAAGGGAGCGGGCGATGA